One genomic region from Solidesulfovibrio sp. encodes:
- a CDS encoding response regulator: MSGKILVVDDEKHIRMLYQEELEGEGYEVVTSDGEEEILPLMARVEPDVVVLDIKLGGNRSGLDLLQEIRGKDQSVPVILSTAYDSFQHDLKSIAADYYVVKSVDLGELKNKVAQAMEKAG, from the coding sequence ATGAGCGGGAAGATTTTGGTCGTCGACGACGAGAAGCACATCCGGATGTTGTACCAGGAGGAGCTCGAAGGCGAGGGCTACGAGGTGGTGACCTCCGACGGCGAGGAGGAGATTTTGCCGCTGATGGCCAGGGTGGAGCCGGACGTGGTGGTGCTCGACATCAAGCTCGGCGGCAACCGCTCGGGGCTCGACCTGTTGCAGGAGATACGGGGCAAGGACCAGAGCGTGCCCGTGATCCTGAGCACCGCCTACGACAGTTTCCAGCACGACCTCAAATCCATCGCCGCCGACTATTACGTGGTCAAGTCCGTGGATCTGGGCGAACTGAAAAACAAGGTCGCCCAGGCCATGGAAAAGGCCGGCTGA